In the genome of Arabidopsis thaliana chromosome 4, partial sequence, the window TCCATCACTATGTCTAACATAGAATTCCAAAAACGCCGTTTCTCCAACCGTTCGAATCGCGGCGTGGAACACAATGTAAGCCATATCCGTCAACGTGCAAACAACGTCAAACAAAAGCTTCATTCGATCTTTACACTGCAAGTTCACAACAGAGTAACCACGTTTCGGAAGATTTTGTACCGAAACGATAGGAGATTTCTCGATATCAAACTTCTTCTCATAGTCACGGTCCATAAACATCCTTTGGTGCAACCTTCTCTCCATATGTGTATTGCCACCATAAGACACACATGTCCTCGTGTCGTTTTGGTAACCATCGTCGGCCTTTAGTAGATTTCGTAGTTGTCCTTCTACACGTTGGACACGGTCGGAATCTCCGTCGATCGGTGTCCCGGAGTTACCGTCTTTAACATAAATCATCGACGCAATCCTGCCGTTATGCGTCCATGCCTTAGCCTCAACAACATCACATTCAAGATCAGCTAGAACCGCGAAAACCTCTGAGAGTAAACCGACTCTGTCTGTTCCGGTTAACTCTAGAGCGGTTAAACCCGTATACCCTTCCGTTTTACAGTAATGAGACGTTTCAATAGActgtaaaattttcaaaaaactagTCTTTAATTTTCCGATAAGATTCACAAATTTAATTGCATAATTAAGGATTAACTAATTTACCTTTTCAATGTAACGGATTAGGTTCTCGTCGGTTAATTTGTCTCCGTTAAGATCGCTCACATGAAAAActgcaaaggaaaaaaatcaaacaagtaaaTATTACTAATTCCTTAATTAGTAGTACCATAATTAGCGTAAGATTAGGGATAATTAATTACCATCCATATTCCATTTTCCATCAGAGGAAATGTAAGCTTTTTTGATCCAGAGATTCATATCAGTGAGAAGTTGTACAGATTCAAGCAATATTCCTGGGCTTCTTGCACTatcaatctttttgaaaaaaggacaaaaaaacaagaaaaaagatgataaaaatcattttcaaataaaaaggaaagagagaaaagacgaagaaaaacagaggaaggtTGCGTGAGGGTAAAAACCTTGACGACAGTTGAATTAGGGCAAACTCCATTGTCAATTACGACCCTGCAAGTGACCAAACAGACAGTGatccttttaaaactcacTCTTGTGTTGTGTGTGTATGAATcaaacaaccaaatcaaataaatttaaaaataaatcgaTTGAAATTGTCAATAAAATTGACTTGTGATTTTTACTGTTTATTATACTATTAGATGACGGTAAAGCCAGGATATCATATGACGATTCCTTCCATAAAAATtggagattttatttttattcaagaaaattCTTTAAAACCTTAACTGTTATAGCAAACCCATCTTATGATgattaaatttcaatttcgtgaaaaattaatttggttaaacataaaacaaacaaagaaaaaaggcataaaattttctttgaagaGAACCcatgttttgaaaatattatcaaaaatcatgttttgacgattattacaagaaaaacaaaaatctgatGATTCGgatcaagattttgtttgttgttcaTAGAAGATGATAATCGTttacatacaaaaaattataagataaaaagaaataaaaatattttaaggaAAAATACCTGGGCATGTTCATCCGAACAACGAGCTTCTCATATTCATTAGAGCAATCAGATAACTccatcttttttattcttcaattcttcttcttcttgcttcttgttTCAAACAATAATCCTTAAAACTCAGAACCACccttttaatttatctttcttcttcttcttcttaagagAAAGCTATCATAAAACCAGAACAATTCATGTGCTTCTTCTACagagtctctctctctatttctctctctttatttttctccagGGGCAGAGTTACTTCCAAGTCTGTCTATAAGAGAATTTAATAGGATAAGAAATAAatggtaatatatataaatagtattcctaattaaaatatcaagtaGGCGTTAGgggaaaagaataaaataaaaataaacagacGCTGACCTGTTCCTGCTTTGGAAAACTCTGGGCTCCTCccatagaaagaaaaatctaaaccattagaattttcaaaaacaaatctttcttCATAGACTTTCCGTTCTTGTCTCCTGGATTCTTACCCAccttccctttttttttacacaaaaaaaaaaaaaaacaattgagtTTGGCCGTACAATACAACAAAGCAAAGGGAACAACACTTTGGTCGGAGGATCCTACGTGGCAGATCACATGTGAGAGTTGTAAGATTTTTACGCGCGATTTGTCAACCGTAAATTTAACGCCGTTAAGAGTTAAAAGAATTAACGCCGTTAGGATCTATACGGGATTTGCgtagtaacaaacaaacagcCGTTGATAACTTCGGTTCCCGCGGAATGTCGGTTGTCTTCCCGCCAAATTTCACGTTCTCACtcagatatttttggttacaaaCATTTGATTTCACATGtaagaatgtttttttgaCCTTCACTCACATGTACATGCttgttgttttgataaaaacattTCAATAGCAATTCAATTTTCAACTTCACTTGTGATAATAATCAAAGATATGAAACCTAAAGGGtagatataaaatttatgtcATATGTACACAGGATTTTGAATTCTTAGCATAACATATTGTGTTTATTAGTTTACTCTcacaatattttgttaatggtGAAATcgagaagagaaaataaaagtctTCGGtgatatgaaatttttaaaacgcgttgaacaaatgaagaaaacttcTGGAAAAAAATCATGTGTTCAAGAAGAAACGACCTTTAAAAGTAGTTGAAGGCGCGTCGAAGAAGTTGGTCCTACGTGTACCATTCGACATGTGAGCGACTTTGGTCGGTGTAGCtcgtttatttatttaaaattttacataaGATACACAAACATATTTCATAAATATTCACCGTCAATGTTACTCTTAAATGATGATAATTCGTAACCGTCGTTCTGTTATAACATTAAATTCTTATCATTATTTCTATAATGATTAAGTAACGGcaataaagcaaaaaaaactctcagaAATAAACTTGAAATTTCTTAGAGTGTCATGTGTGAAAATATAGTGAAGGTTCGAGACTTATTTAAATGGAAAGACATGATTCGTGTCTTCTTGAGTGCTTGTAGCACCGATGCGTTTTCGTCTTTTTATGGAGTCACGcctgttttaatattttcttatacataaTAATGCGTTTATCTATACTTGAATCCGGGATCGAACATGGATTTTAGCGTATGATTATTGTTGTCACAAGAAAATATGATATGTACGTGACGAAAGCATAGCTTTAGGtttaaattattgtataaGTGGATGTACAATTAGAAGAATTAATACGGATActtcatagttttttttttttctaataagtACTCATACTTCTTATTGGATCCATTTGTTTGGAAGGTAATCAACTATATTTTCCTTCGATGTCAAACTCACTTTTAACTTTAATATATGGTTTCTTATAGGATAAAAATATCCGCAATCGTCGCAGTAAGTGGTGAAACCACGAAAGTGGGAACGCACTTAGTTGTATggatctttttatttatagtgTCAGATCTGAGCCGTCGATATAGGTCGAGTTagattcttttaaaaaatcttgagGATATTAGAGAACAGATAGAGAGGATTAGGATTTGGTCAAAGACAGAACATGTAGTCACTGCATGCAACAGTTCTCACTTCTCACTTGTCAGAATTAcagtaataaaaattaaaataatatgcttccattatctttatataattCCCATTCACATCTGATACTAATGAGTgagataatttatttaaagtgAAAGTCGCAATTAAGAAGAgtatgaattaaaaaattagtaattgTCAAAGACATTTCAAAGAGAAGAGTGTGGCGTGGGACTATTATTTGGCTTGTAAGTTCAGACATTTGAACCGGCCAATTTCTTATAATTCacttttcttaatatttgACTCACACATTTATAAGATAGTGACATCTTCTAATCACTTTTATCAATATAATACGTTTATATCGTTCTTACATTACAGCTGTAGCCAATATTTTTAGGATATGTAGAAGAtgaatttttatgatttaaataAACCTTACAATTCGATGATTACAGCGACAACTAACTGCCTGATCACGATCATATACCAAAATTAGGAGTATAgttgttgtgtttttattcaaaaaatttgagttaaattgttcaaaaaaaaaaaaaaaataggtgCAACAACTACCTTTAATTGTCAATTTATAGATTTTCTctagttttcaattttgtaaataGTTTCATTATGAGAAGTTATTACTTATTCTTAAGATTTCCCAATCTTGTAGGGAAGCTCCAGATAATTAACGAGATTCTCTTATTCACGTTTGATTGATGATCAACATATTAGTAAAGTATGATGTGATTTTTTCTCGACTATTcatttatagaaaaagatCGTGagctattaaaaaaacatcaaagaaaTCATGAGTTAGTGAATTTTCAgctattttaattaaaattaaagaaaatgtattCTTCGATTTCTACTTTCTAGTTTTCTAGTTATGTTTAAGAAAATCAGTTTAATAATAAAGTCATTTAATCATGCAACTTTTCACCTTTTCCTAATTAAATTACAATatgtttattaaataataatggAAGAGATATAAATAGTGTTATGCATAGAAGGAACATCATCACAAGGTCATGCATGATGCATCACATGGGATGTTGAACGACTTCATGCTCCTCTCCGCATATACCAAAATTTATGAGTCTATCTCATTTTCTCATGAATAACTAGAATGTTGTAAgtttgactccaaaaaaacagaaaactagAATGTTTGTATATACAAGCAAAAGTTTAAATCCATTATAGGAAACAAAATACAAGTCTACACACGGATTATACAAATTCTCCTGAATCCTGATCAACTTAACCATGAAACTTGAAACAATCAGAATTAAGAGAATCGGCCTCCAAAGAAAGCTAATTATCCGATTGATAATATATGCGACGAATGTTCATCACAAGAAAGAGTCTAATTCAAAAACCGGCTTTTGACATATCGCATAATAATAGTGCATGACagtcttaacaaaaaaactcaacgctataaataattaataaacgttgacaaaacataaaataattcCAAACCGAGTGCGTATCTAAAAAACGATAAACGTGGTCGTACGTTTAAGACTAAGTAATTTCACCAATTAAATtcccggaaaaaaaaaaacacaaaatttatcaaagaaaattaaatacaaatcaACCTTAATTAATGTCAAGCTTTAACCCTAAGTGGAGATTTGAGTGCCCCACACTTCTCCTCGGATATGTGTTTCCGATTCACATGGCACTCACAAGACACAATCAATGTTTTTAGGTTCTTTGTCTACCAAAACACCAAGAACAAAATGGTTGTACTCCAATAATTTTGCTGTATTGgttaagatatttattttcgtTTGGTATATAGAACAATcaactaaaacattttttgaaaTACTTTGCCAATAAtttcaaatatcaaaagttAATTCGTTAAGGCCCGGTAAGGTTTTGTGTAACTTACACATGTAAAATAATGGGCCTCTTCAAATCTCAATTACCTACGCAACGACATCGtctagctcagttggtagagcgcaAGGCTCTTAACTTTGTGGACTTGTGGTCATTGGTTCGAGTTACATGGTGGGCGTTTTCTTTTATACACAATAATACAAAGTTTGGATCCTCAATTCATAGTTACAGTTACATCAAGAAGATAAATACTCTCACAAGGTAAATTTGACTACATCTCTAGCTAGAAGATACCTCAGTGAGTACTTTCTATGAGTGGCTATCTTGTCCTGAACCTTGTGAAGTTTGTTCGTCCTCTGTGTTACATGTCAGAATCTGTGCTTTCCCAGCTTCTTTCTCCCAATCTATCCTCGCAATAAAGATGAGCAATATcgagagacagagagatataCCAACAAATAACCCGATCAAGAACCCTTGAAGCCCTTGTTTAGCCTTGAACGCCAAAGTTGCCCCTAAAGGCAAAGCCAATAGATAGAATCCACTAAGATTTGCATACATTCCAAGAGACGGTTTCGCTGTTCCGCGGACTATCTCTCCACAAACCATTAATGGGAAGTTTACAACTTCGATAACCGCCATTATcagcatcatcttcttcacaccGTTTAAGATGAGTTGGTCATGGTGAGTATACAAAGACCCCCAAAAACCTCTAAATGCTATCATCACTAATGCTCCAATGCAGCCTGAAATAATACCCACAATGAGTGTAGTGTAAGCTGCTCTATAAGCTCCCTTAGGATTATTTGCGCCGAGCTCATTGGACACTCTTGTTGCCACACACGTGCCTAAAGAGAGCATCACCGCGTAAAGCAAGTAGTCGAAGTTGAAAACTATAATCAAGATTGATACAGCTTGCACCGGGTTTGGTAACCTCCCGGTTAAAAGGACCAAGATCTCGTAGCACCACCATTCAAGGCACACGGTGAGACAACATGGTCCACTAAGCTTGATCAGTGTGAGCCAGTCTTGAGCACTTTGGTTTAACCAGCCACCTTGTTTCCATTTGTTCTCTTTCATTCGCTCTACGACTATCACATATCCAGTTAGAAGAATCACAACAATAAAATCAGTTATCCAAACCGCCATTGCAACTCCTTCAATTCCTCTTGCTTTAGAGAGGACTATGTTGATGGGGATATGAAGAGAAGTGGCTGCAGCTGTTGTGAACATGATGGGAAGAGTAACACCTTGTGAGCTTAAATAAGCCTTAAGtggacaaagaaaagagaggattGGCAACTCTGGAAGAAGGTAGAGAAGATATTTCTTGGCTATGAAGGAAATATCTTCTCTTTGACCAAAACCAGTAAGGATCTTGTGAACATTGAGCCACAAGAAAGAAATTGGTACCGAAATCAAGAGTAGCAAGAGCACTGCCATAAAAAGGGTTTTATGAAGAAGCTTAAAGTTCTTGGCTCCGAAAGCTTGGCCACAAATAGGCTCCATTGCAGCAGAAATACcatacaaaacagaaaagccAGTAACGTTTGCAAAGGAAAACCCTAATGAACCTCCGGCTAGGTTAAGCTCACCTTGACGGCCAAGAAACACAGATGTGGTGGTCATCTTACCGAACCACAACAAATTCATAACCACCAATGGCAAACCAATTCTCATCTGCAGCTTCAGCTCATGAACAATGCTCTGCATCAAGGTCTTTGAACAAAGCCCTTCAGAGACTTCTGGATCTAAAGACTCTGACTTTGATGTTTCTGACATTATTGTTAGTAGAAAATATGGATAATTTGGAACAGAGCAAAGAACTTTTAAGAGGTTTCAGCCAAATTTGCAGAGatagttgtttgtttgttgataaagatgacaaaaaaaattgtaagtggaaaatggttttgttgtttgcgTGGAGGATTTTATAAGTAGGTAGATTAAAAGCATGAGTTCCGTGAGAGAGTGATGAgctaaataatataaatgttGAATCAATTTTCTCGAGGAAGCTTTTGTAACGGCCAATAAAAGCAGAGGATTAACAAGTTGGTGGGTTTCTATACCCTTAAGTGCATTAGTGATGATGAATCCATATCATTCCCATTTCCCACTTTTAATacagtaattttattttatttttgaaaatgtgcAATTAacgaatatatatttttacattaatattattttcttatcttttttggCTAAAAttcttacatatttttttttctgaaactaagctaatattaaattaaaaaaagttgatattacaaaatttaacattggaaaaaaatgcttgtaaaaaactatttaaatataaaatggaCTTTCGTTACAGAGAACCAGAGTATGCACATAAGCTTTCGTGTAAAACATCGGATATTTGGTTGAGGAGCGAAATAGGGGAAAGCAAACGATAAACTTTCATGCAAGAAAAGTTTGACATCATTCAATATACCAAATTTGTGTGTGGTTGCCATTTTTCGATAACAAGTCTAAAGGGTTTTCAAACACCTCAATGGGACcttaatctcttcttctttttttccttttgtctAAAGGGGAAGTGTGTTATTGCATTTAACATAAATAACTTCCACCCTCATCATATTTAGGATTTCacttaagtaatttttttgtaaacgaAGTTATATAGTCTTtctgtaagaaaaataaaacaatggtGGAAAACAAAGCTTGCTTATAATAGTAAATAGGCAGTTGGTAAATCATAATATAATCAGAATTTTCTTCTCACTAGCTAATACTGACAGAAAtagaatataataaaattagaattaaGTATCCTAAAAAACTAAGAGATAGTTGAACACACAAATAGCatagacaaaagaaaaaatgtgtttgaAAAAGATACGTGACCTTGgctttctatttttctttccaaaaagcAACAAATAATTGCATAATGCATCattttctaatgaaaatattatgaaTATAAAATACCAACTTTTTATAGGATGATTGGAGATAtttcaacttttatttttgttgcttcttaaaaaggaagaggaccccagaacaaaaataaaaggcACGATTGGTAAATTTTCATGAGATGATAAAGATTTGGGGATTTTCACTATTCCGGAATTAGGGATAAAAAGTGGTAGTTGGACAGAaccttaagaagaaaaaagcagATAACAAAATTTAGGTTTGTCCACTTTGAGAATTGGAATCGATAATCCAATAAAATAtgagataagaaaaaattCGGATAATGGGTCGGTCCGAACATCTAATTCACTATCTAACTTCTCATCAATTCGACTTAGTATCACCTACAAGATTGAAGATTCGAATAAGTTGgataattaaatattactCAAATGAATAATTTGGTACTCCATCCTATACCCGAACCATATTCGACCCATACGGCTAATTTTACCTTGTAAAGTGCTACTTCCCTTTTTATGCGAATCACTTTAgctataattttttatttaacagaAATGATCATATTCTTGAAATAGTTAATGAGACTACATTAAAGAATGAAAAGAATGTGAAATGGAATATGGTATTAGGAATTTAGCATTCAACATATATTCTTACGTCGaatcattttgttctttacaTATAATCAGTTGCAACTTTACTGAAACATTTATTCAGAAGGATGATAAGAAATAAGTATGATTTCGGATCGGAAAAGTTTATTATTcgtttatactttatatatagcCCATACCGTAAGTCTTTAACTAGttaattcaatattttgagaaacttATTCGGGTCCAAATACATGGCCCATTTCTATCCCGGTCCATTACagattaagaaacaaaacatgtaaatTACTAACTAACTAGTAGTATTGATTTACTACTACACTAGATAAAGcccgcctatttaggcgggtGTACTCGAAATTTGTAAATACTCGAACGggtctaaacttcaaaacccgaacccgaataggtatccaaacatatctcaaatataagtatatattagttatatttatacttatatatagaaaatattagaatttttttggatattttagttatttttgtgtatttttagatatattcaagcaaaactactcgtgttgttttgaatttttttgaaattttcaagtaatttaatagatttgcacacaaaatttgatatttcaatatataaataaactcgaacccgaacccgaacccaaaccgAACCCGacccaaaatcttaaattacccGAACGGGTTCTAAACTTCTAAACCTgaaaacccgaacccgaaatACCCGACCCGAATACCCAAACGCCTAGagctaataattaatataaaaaaagaaatccacaaaaatatttagaaaccaaacattgttgaaaatatattttctacatATACCGTAAATGagttaattttacatcatgcaaattaatattaaatgagttaaaattaacaaataaaaataattgaaaagttaaatcctataagctaagctatttttctcaaaatgttctatttttcacttatgattacatgagttaaagacaaatttgttaattttccttttgttgaataaatgttaattgtttataaatatatagacatataaattactatatgtaaatttgtttactttttaagattctctatttttttagagaataaaaaagttaaattttgaatgacacatgtaaacatctgatcgttTGACCTGACACGTGGCACAATCTTATGAGTTAGCAACTTtaaaaaccatactttatataataaaattattgatttacATGTTTTGTTGCCTAATTTCTCTAATGGACGTTAAacttccaaaaaaacaaaaatccttctccaataaaatctaaaaagctTCTAAACAATTATATAACCTTGACcagaaaaaaattagataatcCATgtcaatgtttttctttgtcaatgCCTATCATCTGAAAATTATAAACACGAGAAAGTTAAAGTATGactaaaacatttattaatgCAAACTTTTTTCTGCAGCAAGTAATGTAAACTGTTGTTTGCgataaattttacaaaagcGGGAGGTTTGCACCTTTCTACGATATTGGCAATATATAACCAAATCTAACGTCACAATCCAGAGTAATCCACAAAAACTTCTGTGAAAAAATAGCTATTCTTCTCGATTTATATTTGGTAAAAATTCTTCTCGATATTTATTGCTAAATGATCATTAAACTAATGATGAACTCTTCAATAATTAGGTCATCATGAAATACACGTTTTTGCTACAATATTTGTTAGTCATTTCTGCTGAGAGAAcgacacttttttttttttttttttccaaactttAAAGGAATCTTTTGTTGAAATACCCTAATATtaggtttaatttttttccagCCATAGCGAGCGAATCTTATATTCCATATATCTTCGGACAACTGCCATATCTGGCTGGGAAAGCAAAACCTGATTAGAAAAACTCATGAGTTcgtatattttagtttatcttGTGGTTTAAGTATTATAGTAATTATTCTTAAGAAGAgataattaactaaaaaattgCTGTTTGGCAGAACTAAGACAAGTGCTGTTCGGAAACATACTGGTGAGCCAATagacaaaagagagattagCGTTCagtatattttttaattgaaatttgaCCCTTGACGAGCTCCTGAAAAGTTGGACGATTAACTTATAATTATTGCATATACCAataagtttttattgttttaatttcaGAAGCCCATTATTGTTTATCATGCAAGATTCCATTTCAGACAATGTTCAACATTTAGTTATATAAtgagtgtttttttgttttatatcataAAAGCAAGATTAAAATCCAAGCTGAACCAAAAAGGGAAAACTATTTAGAGATTAATGATATTAGAAACTGAACCCAAACGAAAATACACTACAGAAACTATAGTTTAGATTCAGTTTCACTTCGATCACTGTaattccaaaaccaaaaagtcaaaaactgatccaaacaaaaatctatatgAAACATGTCTAGAAATACTTTCCTCAACACaaacatttttgtatatatacaacatAACAGTCTTAAACTTATCACCTCAAAACAAACAGATTCTTTAAAACAGTATAAGTAGTCTCCCTTTTGTggataaatatatttgatcaCTTTTTTTAGAATACAATTACTTTAATACATTCAAAATTGCCCATGTTTGGAGTCATATCCAACCATATCTAAGATCACAGTGacagatttttctttgttagtGGTGAAACCATGTTTCTAAACTGAGTGTGATTATATCAATGTGTAATAATGACAATGAGATTCATAATCAAAAGAACCCTTAAATCATGTGAGGTTTCTTTAAGCTTTAGTTTGTCGTTAGCTTAATTTGTCTCCAATTATGCCGTCTTAATGGCCTTTAAAGCACCCACTTAAATCATTTAATTAACCCACATGCCTCTCCCTCCAAGTTTGACATTAGTCTTCAACTCTCTTTCTATCTCGAtacacagtttttttttttttttaaatgaaaagaacCATATTCCTACTTTTGACAATACAAGGTAGCTGATATATTTACACCGCTTATAGATTAGATTAAGTTAGAAATTATTTAACATTCACTTGATATAGAGTTAAGAAATTCATCTCAacatttatatacataattatttattacatatGGTGGGGAGGGGACCATTAATTGGGTTCGTGAGAAAAGCAGAAGCACGACAAGGTTTGACGCAAATTAGGTGTCTTCCACGTGGGTCTTACatttagattttgttaattagcTTAATTTACCAACTTTAACTTAATTTGTAATTACtacaacaaaatcatattgaaagaaaaatagtgttttttttccaaaattttcgAAACATATCATAAACTTTTGTTATAGATATGAATTCCATAAGATTTGGTTGCTAGTTTGGTACACTAATTGAAACAATTTCTTTATACCATAACTTTCATTTAGTATTTCATAGAATAAACGTTTATGGTACCTTTTTTTTATCGGTGGttttcaaaaccaagaaataaaaagtGGTTAAATGTTAAATGCGAATAATTTTAGCAAAACAAACTACAGTACTACCAAATCATCTATATAGAAGTATGACATCAAAATGTGTTTAACAATATCCATGCCTCGATTACTTACATTATAAAGTAATGAAagccaaaataattaaatccGCCAATCAACTAATTATCCGTAGAATTCGGGATTGAAAGCAAGCtgtccttttctctttttaagaGCTCGTGAACTCACATACTTTTGTTCGATAAGTTTCATGCCTTTCGTatttaagataaaataattCGGGTGACCTCATTTCccaataattttattgattttggtaATGGGATCAAGAATCATTAACTAACCAACTAATTATTGGAAAATGCAAAGCAATAATCTATAAACActtctttgaaaaaaagaaaatattatagtagGTTGAAAATGAATAATCAAGCACAAAATTGCATAGCAATTATTGTAAGACTATTAAAGTTAGAAAGAAGCATCATTATCTTCAATTGAACGTACatatgtattcttttttttttttttggtacatGTAACACGTTCACATTCTTTTTAAGCATAATCTGCAATAGGACGTACATAAGGTTTCATGTTTTCCGTTTTAAATGAATCAAATGTAAGTCAACGATGAGGAATACCTTTTCGTGTGTGTGACGTCAACAGTTTAGAAGAACAATATATTGGCGCAAACGCTTATTAATGTCAACATTGGTTACTGCAGCATTAGTATTTAGTAGCACACTCTAacattacaaatataatttgaaattcgtttaattaagaaaaacaaaacatcagatgaaaaaaagaacatacaTACATGTATACAACTAGAATCAAACATGAACCTAGAATAACTTTACACCCTTATTAGCCCTAGATCTATCACCACCATGCCACTATACGTAGATTCGATATAACCTCTTGCTTAATTTTATTGGTTGGAATAGATCGGAAAAATT includes:
- the ACR7 gene encoding ACT domain repeat 7, which encodes MELSDCSNEYEKLVVRMNMPRVVIDNGVCPNSTVVKIDSARSPGILLESVQLLTDMNLWIKKAYISSDGKWNMDVFHVSDLNGDKLTDENLIRYIEKSIETSHYCKTEGYTGLTALELTGTDRVGLLSEVFAVLADLECDVVEAKAWTHNGRIASMIYVKDGNSGTPIDGDSDRVQRVEGQLRNLLKADDGYQNDTRTCVSYGGNTHMERRLHQRMFMDRDYEKKFDIEKSPIVSVQNLPKRGYSVVNLQCKDRMKLLFDVVCTLTDMAYIVFHAAIRTVGETAFLEFYVRHSDGHPVSSEPERQRLIQCLQAAIERRTVKGVRLELCTADRPGLLAEVTRILRENGLNIARAEISTKDSIARNVFYVTDANGNLIDPEIIKSIREKIGIDDLSVKEPFPISCREAVEKEQHIEPQDHQGRYGGGTVLVSLGSLVMRNLYHLGLIKSYF
- a CDS encoding MATE efflux family protein (MATE efflux family protein; FUNCTIONS IN: antiporter activity, drug transmembrane transporter activity, transporter activity; INVOLVED IN: drug transmembrane transport, transmembrane transport; LOCATED IN: membrane; EXPRESSED IN: 20 plant structures; EXPRESSED DURING: 10 growth stages; CONTAINS InterPro DOMAIN/s: Multi antimicrobial extrusion protein MatE (InterPro:IPR002528); BEST Arabidopsis thaliana protein match is: MATE efflux family protein (TAIR:AT4G29140.1); Has 7578 Blast hits to 7441 proteins in 1706 species: Archae - 65; Bacteria - 4933; Metazoa - 143; Fungi - 328; Plants - 1275; Viruses - 0; Other Eukaryotes - 834 (source: NCBI BLink).) yields the protein MSETSKSESLDPEVSEGLCSKTLMQSIVHELKLQMRIGLPLVVMNLLWFGKMTTTSVFLGRQGELNLAGGSLGFSFANVTGFSVLYGISAAMEPICGQAFGAKNFKLLHKTLFMAVLLLLLISVPISFLWLNVHKILTGFGQREDISFIAKKYLLYLLPELPILSFLCPLKAYLSSQGVTLPIMFTTAAATSLHIPINIVLSKARGIEGVAMAVWITDFIVVILLTGYVIVVERMKENKWKQGGWLNQSAQDWLTLIKLSGPCCLTVCLEWWCYEILVLLTGRLPNPVQAVSILIIVFNFDYLLYAVMLSLGTCVATRVSNELGANNPKGAYRAAYTTLIVGIISGCIGALVMIAFRGFWGSLYTHHDQLILNGVKKMMLIMAVIEVVNFPLMVCGEIVRGTAKPSLGMYANLSGFYLLALPLGATLAFKAKQGLQGFLIGLFVGISLCLSILLIFIARIDWEKEAGKAQILTCNTEDEQTSQGSGQDSHS